In Dryobates pubescens isolate bDryPub1 chromosome 15, bDryPub1.pri, whole genome shotgun sequence, the following proteins share a genomic window:
- the HMGXB4 gene encoding HMG domain-containing protein 4 isoform X1: MEAAGQAQAAVGLAPEGVGAHAWSWTVGCPGGRGMGPAACGRKGRRRRLPSRPHSEFPAKPACRGGFYRLQGVLAGNGDTELCLGSEPHKKKRKHSSDEFCHRGVSPLDLPSKKKKKAVSSPSSADTTMDLLKAITSPLATSSKSSKKTSEKSSYSSSGHSESKKEHHKKKLSSSSGEHSVDDGSFHKSKKMKPLYVNTETLTLREPDGLKMKLILSPKEKSSADDDSFSYSSAPSAAKKSSKKSARDEQGPVLLGHELQSFLKSSRKKHKSPSDSHPPSESFGADTSLFSEGHGSEYEVSGMEAPPDSGSSSGGELEAGELVIDDSYREIKKKKKSKKSKKKKDKEKHREKKHSKSKKSSGHGPVAVAEVTVSPPPPSSTPYVLPPAPPTVFHSDGQGEKRRKKEDKEKDKAEKWEKEKEREREKEREKEKEREKEKEKEKEREKEKEREKEKEREKEKEREKEREREKEKEREKEREREKPKKKNMSAYQVFCKEYRTTIVSEHPGIDFGELSKKLAEVWKQLPEKDKLIWKQKAQYLQHKQNKAEATTVKRKASSSSDGAPKIKASPTGVISPHKKSPTSTVVVSSSPAKVPETDPIDVAAHLQLLGESLSLIGHRLQETEGMVAVSGSLSVLLDSIICALGPLACLTTQLPELNGCPKHVLSNTLDNIAYIMPGL, from the exons ATGGAGGCGGCGGGACAGGCACAAGCGGCAGTTGGGCTTGCCCCTGAGGGTGTTGGCGCGCATGCGTGGAGCTGGACCGTGGGGTGCCCCGGGGGGCGCGGGATGGGCCCGGCTGCGTGTGGGCGGAAGGGCCGGCGGCGACGTTTGCCCTCTCGGCCGCACTCGGAATTCCCGGCGAAGCCCGCCTGCCGTGGCGGCTTCTACAGGTTGCAGGGAGTGCTGGCGGGAAATGGG GACACTGAGCTTTGTCTGGGGTCAGAGCCTcacaaaaagaagagaaagcactCCTCCGATGAGTTCTGCCACAGAG GTGTTTCGCCTTTGGATCTACCatcaaagaagaagaaaaaagcagtTTCTAGCCCATCCTCAGCTGATACAACCATGGATTTACTCAAGGCTATCACCTCACCTTTGGCCACAAGCTCAAAGTCTTCAAAGAAGACCTCTGAAAAATCGTCTTACTCCTCCTCTGGCCACTCTGAAAGCAAAAAGGAGCACCACAAGAAGAAGCTGAGTAGCAGCAGTGGAGAGCACTCAGTGGACGATGGCAGCTTCCACAAATCTAAGAAAATGAAACCTCTCTATGTGAACACAGAGACCCTTACTCTCCGGGAACCTGATGGCTTGAAGATGaagctcatcctgtcaccaAAAGAGAAAAGTAGTGCAGATGATGATTCTTTCTCCTACTCTTCAGCACCATCAGCTGCAAAGAAATCTTCAAAGAAATCAGCTCGAGATGAACAAGGCCCTGTCCTGCTAGGTCATGAACTGCAGAGCTTCCTGAAGTCATCCCGGAAGAAGCACAAATCACCTTCAGACTCGCATCCACCTTCTGAGAGTTTTGGTGCTGACACTTCCCTTTTTTCAGAGGGCCATGGGAGCGAGTATGAGGTTTCGGGTATGGAGGCACCACCAGATTCTGGTTCATCTTCTGGTGGGGAGTTAGAGGCTGGAGAGCTAGTGATAGATGACTCCTACCGGGAAatcaagaagaagaagaagtcaaagaaaagtaagaaaaaaaaagacaaggagAAACACAGAGAGAAGAAGCACTCTAAATCTAAAAAGAGTTCTGGACATGGTCCTGTGGCAGTAGCAGAAGTAACAgtgtcaccaccacctccatccaGCACCCCCTATGttcttcctccagctcctcctacTGTTTTTCATTCAGATGGTCAAGgtgaaaagaggaggaaaaaggaagacaagGAGAAGGACAAAGCTGAgaaatgggaaaaggaaaaggaaagagaaagggaaaaagaaagagaaaaagaaaaggaaagagaaaaggaaaaggaaaaagaaaaggaaagagaaaaagagaaggaaagagaaaaagagaaggaaagagaaaaggaaaaggaaagagaaaaggaaagagaaagagaaaaagaaaaggaaagagaaaaggaaagagaaagagaaaaa ccaaagaagaaaaacatgtCTGCCTATCAAGTGTTCTGCAAAGAATATCGTACAACTATTGTGTCTGAACACCCTGGAATAG ATTTTGGAGAGCTAAGTAAAAAACTGGCAGAAGTGTGGAAGCAGCTACCTGAGAAGGATAAACTG ATCTGGAAACAGAAAGCTCAGTATCTCCAACACAAGCAGAATAAAGCAGAGGCCACCACTGTGAAGAGGAAGGCCTCATCTTCTTCAGATGGTGCACCAAAAATAAAAG CTTCTCCAACAGGAGTGATTTCCCCTCATAAGAAATCTCCCACCAGTACCGTGGTGGTGTCTTCCTCACCAGCCAAAGTCCCTGAGACAGATCCTATTGATGTAGCTGCACACTTACAGCTGCTGGGTGAATCTCTGAGCCTCATTGGACACAGACTGCAGGAAACAGAA GGCATGGTGGCTGTTTCAGGAAGTTTGTCAGTACTTCTAGATTCAATCATCTGTGCTTTGGGCCCATTGGCATGTCTGACCACACAACTACCTGAGTTGAATGGCTGCCCTAAGCACGTTTTG
- the HMGXB4 gene encoding HMG domain-containing protein 4 isoform X2, translating to MDLLKAITSPLATSSKSSKKTSEKSSYSSSGHSESKKEHHKKKLSSSSGEHSVDDGSFHKSKKMKPLYVNTETLTLREPDGLKMKLILSPKEKSSADDDSFSYSSAPSAAKKSSKKSARDEQGPVLLGHELQSFLKSSRKKHKSPSDSHPPSESFGADTSLFSEGHGSEYEVSGMEAPPDSGSSSGGELEAGELVIDDSYREIKKKKKSKKSKKKKDKEKHREKKHSKSKKSSGHGPVAVAEVTVSPPPPSSTPYVLPPAPPTVFHSDGQGEKRRKKEDKEKDKAEKWEKEKEREREKEREKEKEREKEKEKEKEREKEKEREKEKEREKEKEREKEREREKEKEREKEREREKPKKKNMSAYQVFCKEYRTTIVSEHPGIDFGELSKKLAEVWKQLPEKDKLIWKQKAQYLQHKQNKAEATTVKRKASSSSDGAPKIKASPTGVISPHKKSPTSTVVVSSSPAKVPETDPIDVAAHLQLLGESLSLIGHRLQETEGMVAVSGSLSVLLDSIICALGPLACLTTQLPELNGCPKHVLSNTLDNIAYIMPGL from the exons ATGGATTTACTCAAGGCTATCACCTCACCTTTGGCCACAAGCTCAAAGTCTTCAAAGAAGACCTCTGAAAAATCGTCTTACTCCTCCTCTGGCCACTCTGAAAGCAAAAAGGAGCACCACAAGAAGAAGCTGAGTAGCAGCAGTGGAGAGCACTCAGTGGACGATGGCAGCTTCCACAAATCTAAGAAAATGAAACCTCTCTATGTGAACACAGAGACCCTTACTCTCCGGGAACCTGATGGCTTGAAGATGaagctcatcctgtcaccaAAAGAGAAAAGTAGTGCAGATGATGATTCTTTCTCCTACTCTTCAGCACCATCAGCTGCAAAGAAATCTTCAAAGAAATCAGCTCGAGATGAACAAGGCCCTGTCCTGCTAGGTCATGAACTGCAGAGCTTCCTGAAGTCATCCCGGAAGAAGCACAAATCACCTTCAGACTCGCATCCACCTTCTGAGAGTTTTGGTGCTGACACTTCCCTTTTTTCAGAGGGCCATGGGAGCGAGTATGAGGTTTCGGGTATGGAGGCACCACCAGATTCTGGTTCATCTTCTGGTGGGGAGTTAGAGGCTGGAGAGCTAGTGATAGATGACTCCTACCGGGAAatcaagaagaagaagaagtcaaagaaaagtaagaaaaaaaaagacaaggagAAACACAGAGAGAAGAAGCACTCTAAATCTAAAAAGAGTTCTGGACATGGTCCTGTGGCAGTAGCAGAAGTAACAgtgtcaccaccacctccatccaGCACCCCCTATGttcttcctccagctcctcctacTGTTTTTCATTCAGATGGTCAAGgtgaaaagaggaggaaaaaggaagacaagGAGAAGGACAAAGCTGAgaaatgggaaaaggaaaaggaaagagaaagggaaaaagaaagagaaaaagaaaaggaaagagaaaaggaaaaggaaaaagaaaaggaaagagaaaaagagaaggaaagagaaaaagagaaggaaagagaaaaggaaaaggaaagagaaaaggaaagagaaagagaaaaagaaaaggaaagagaaaaggaaagagaaagagaaaaa ccaaagaagaaaaacatgtCTGCCTATCAAGTGTTCTGCAAAGAATATCGTACAACTATTGTGTCTGAACACCCTGGAATAG ATTTTGGAGAGCTAAGTAAAAAACTGGCAGAAGTGTGGAAGCAGCTACCTGAGAAGGATAAACTG ATCTGGAAACAGAAAGCTCAGTATCTCCAACACAAGCAGAATAAAGCAGAGGCCACCACTGTGAAGAGGAAGGCCTCATCTTCTTCAGATGGTGCACCAAAAATAAAAG CTTCTCCAACAGGAGTGATTTCCCCTCATAAGAAATCTCCCACCAGTACCGTGGTGGTGTCTTCCTCACCAGCCAAAGTCCCTGAGACAGATCCTATTGATGTAGCTGCACACTTACAGCTGCTGGGTGAATCTCTGAGCCTCATTGGACACAGACTGCAGGAAACAGAA GGCATGGTGGCTGTTTCAGGAAGTTTGTCAGTACTTCTAGATTCAATCATCTGTGCTTTGGGCCCATTGGCATGTCTGACCACACAACTACCTGAGTTGAATGGCTGCCCTAAGCACGTTTTG